The proteins below come from a single Cannabis sativa cultivar Pink pepper isolate KNU-18-1 chromosome 3, ASM2916894v1, whole genome shotgun sequence genomic window:
- the LOC133036214 gene encoding uncharacterized protein LOC133036214 codes for MITAQSRQKSYADLKRRDIEFEVGDHVFLRVTPRKGLSVKIFGKRGKLSPRYVGPFQILDRVGSVAYRIALPPSLSRVHNVFHVSQLQKYVSDPSHVLSYETLGSQEDLSYNERPVKILDQKDRILRNKTITLVKVLWRNSVVEEATWELESDMREQYPELFE; via the coding sequence ATGATCACAGCTCAGAGCAGACAGAAATCTTATGCAGACCTGAAGCGGAGGGACATTGAGTTCGAAGTGGGTGATCATGTGTTTCTTCGAGTGACACCACGAAAAGGACTCTCAGTGAAGATATTTGGCAAGAGAGGGAAACTAAGTCCCAGATATGTTGGTCCATTTCAGATATTGGACAGAGTAGGCAGTGTAGCTTATAGAATAGCTTTACCGCCATCATTATCTAGGGTGcacaatgtatttcatgtatctcaactccaaaaatatgtgtcagacccATCGCATGTTTTGAGCTATGAAACACTGGGTTCGCAGGAAGACTTGTCTTACAATGAACGTCCGGTAAAGATTCTTGATCAAAAAGATAGAATTTTGAGAAATAAGACAATTACCCTGGTGAAAGTCCTATGGAGAAATAGTGTGGTTGAGGAAGCTACTTGGGAGCTAGAGTCTGATATGCGAGAACAATATCCAGAATTATTTGagtaa